A region from the Lolium perenne isolate Kyuss_39 chromosome 4, Kyuss_2.0, whole genome shotgun sequence genome encodes:
- the LOC127293089 gene encoding uncharacterized protein has product MAYKAEYKNEAFIGDVVTRTRPLSDGATGTSSRTGTLAFVFRDRAGPDAELVVVAFHGTAAFNTARCADLDPSLCRPGLGSGARNATLGTVDHVSGASLTR; this is encoded by the exons ATGGCGTACAAGGCGGAGTACAAGAACGAGGCCTTCATCGGCGACGTGGTCACCCGCACCCGCCCGCTGTCAGATGGAGCTACTGGAACG AGTTCGAGAACTGGTACACTGGCATTCGTGTTCCGCGACAGGGCAGGGCCGGACGCGGAGCTGGTGGTGGTGGCGTTCCACGGGACGGCGGCGTTCAACACGGCGCGTTGTGCCGACCTGGACCCGTCGTTGTGCCGACCTGGCCTCGGCTCTGGCGCGCGCAACGCAACATTGGGTACGGTGGATCATGTGTCAGGGGCAAGCCTTACAAGGTGA